The Streptomyces venezuelae genomic interval GCGGGGCTCGACCCACGCGCCAACTGCCGTAAGGGGAGCTGTCGTTGTCCGTCCAGTCCCGCGAACAGGTCGGGAAGGCCGTCGACGCCGCACCCTCATCGGGCCGCACCGGTGCCACGCTCCGGAGCCTCGGCCTTCTGCTGGGCGTCGCCGCTCTCGTCCTCGTCTCCCTCGTCAGCGTCTGGGTCGGCACCCGAGGCATCCCCTTCACCGCCACCTGGCACGTCCTGTGGAACCCCGACGGCTCGGAGACGTCGGTGATCGTCCATGACTACCGCATCCCCCGGACTCTCCTCGGCATGCTCGTCGGCATGGCGCTCGGACTCGCCGGCGCCCTGATGCAGGCCCTGACCCGCAACCCGCTCGCCGACCCCGGCATGCTCGGCGTCAACCTCGGCGCCTCCGCCGGTGTGGTGGTGGCCATCGCCTTCTTCGGCATCGGGACACCCCTCGGCTACGTCTGGTTCGCGCTCGCCGGCGCCGCCGCCGCGTCCGTCGGGGTCTACCTGCTCGGCTCCTCCGGCCGGAAACTCGCCTCGCCCGAGCGGCTCGTCGTCGCCGGCGCCGCGGTCACCGCGGTGCTGTACGCCTTCAACTGGGCGATCCTGCTGCTCGACCCCAGGGCCTTCGACCAGTTCCGCTTCTGGACCGTCGGCTCCCTCGCGGGCCGCTACTACGACATCGTCCTGATGGCCCTGCCCTTCATCGGGGCCGGCCTGGTCATCGCCCTCGTCCTCGCCCCCTCGCTCAACGCCCTCGCCATGGGCGACCAGATGGGCCGGGCCCTCGGCGTGAACGTCGGCCGGACCCGCGCCCTCGGCGCCGTCGCCGTGATGCTCCTGTGCGGCGCCGCGACCGCCGCCGCCGGACCGATCGGCTTCGTGGGGCTCGCCGTCCCGCACGTCGCCCGCTTCGTCGTCGGCCCCGACCAGCGGTGGGTGTTCGCGTACTCGATGCTCATCGCCCCCGTCCTCCTCATCGGCTCCGACGTCCTCGGCCGGATCCTCGGCGCCCCCGGCGAGGTGCAGGTCGGCATCGTCACCGCCTTCGTCGGAGCGCCCCTCTTCATCGCCCTGTGCCGCCGCCGAAAGCTGGTCATGCTGTGACTGCCGTACGGGAGGCGAAGGCCTCCGGACCCCCGCCCGGCTCCGGGAGAGGGCCCGCCGCCGACTCCGCCCCGGCCCGTGTGGTCAGCGGCCGGGTCGTCCGTACGCCCTCGGGGGCCGTGTCCCTGCTCGTCAGGGGCCGGACCGTCGCCGTCACCGCCGCCCTCCTCGTCGCGCTCCTCGCCGTCGCGGGCGTCACCCTCACCACCGGCGACTTCGACCTCACCGTCGGAGAGGTCGTCGAGGCGCTCACCGGCAACGGCTCGGGCATCGCCGACTTCGTCGTCAACACCCTGCGCATGCCCCGGCTCCTGACCGCGCTCTGCGTCGGCGCCGCGCTCGCCGTCAGCGGGGCCATCCTGCAGAGCATCACCGGCAACCCCCTCGGCAGCCCCGACATCATCGGCTTCACCAACGGCTCGGCCGTGGGCGCGCTCGTCGTCATCGTCGTGCTCCACGGCAGCATGACGCAGATCGCGATCGGCGCGCTGGCCGGCGGCCTCGCCACCGCCCTCGCCGTCCACCTCCTCATGCTCGGCCGGGGCATCCAGGGATTCCGGCTGGTCGTCGTCGGCATCGGCGTCAGCGCCCTGCTCCTCGCCGTCAACTCGTACCTGATCACCCGGGCAACCTTCCAGGAGGCCCTGGAGGCGCAGGCCTGGCTCATCGGCAGCCTGGGCAACCGGCTCTGGACGCACGCCACCGCCATCGGCATCGCCGTCGCCGTCCTGCTGCCGCTCGCCTTCTTCCTCTCCCGCCGCCTCTCCATGGTGGAGATGGGTGACACCACGGCCATGGCCCTCGGTGTCGACGTGGCCCGCACGCGCACGCTGCTCCTCGTCATCAGCGTCGCCCTCGCCGCCTTCGCCACCGCCGTCACCGGCCCCATCTGGTTCATCGCCCTGGCCGCGCCGCAGGTGGCCCGGAAACTGACCCGCTCGTCCGGGCCCGCCCTGCTGCCGTCCGCCCTCATGGGCGCGGTCATGCTCGCCCTGAGCGACCTCGCCGTGCAGCGCCTCTTCGCCCCCGCGCTCCTCCCCGTCGGCACGGCGACCGGCTGCGTCGGCGGGCTCTATCTCATCTGGCTACTGGTCACCGAGTCGCGAAAGAGCCGCGCATGACAGCAACAGCGAAGCGTCCGACAAGCAGTCCGACGAGCACTCCGGCGAGCAGTCCGGCGAACGGTCCGACGAACGGTCCGTCGGCGGGTCCGGCGAACCCTCCGGCCTCCCGCCTGCGCGCCGAGAACCTGACCCTCTCCTACGACCAGCGGACCGTGGCCACCGGCCTCGACGTCGAGATCCCCGACCACTCCTTCACTGTGATCATCGGCCCGAACGCCTGCGGCAAGTCCACGCTCCTCACCGCCCTCGCCCGGATGCTCAAGCCCCGTGCCGGACAGGTCCATCTCGACGGCCGCGCCATCGGCTCGTACCGCTCCCGCGAGGTCGCCCGCCGCCTCGGGCTGCTCCCGCAGTCCTCGACCGCGCCCGGCGGCATCACCGTCGGGGACCTCGTCGCCCGCGGCAGGTACCCGCACCAGGGCATGCTGAAGCAGTGGTCGGCCGACGACGAGGCGGCCGTCGTCGAGGCGATGCGGCAGACCGGCGTCCTCGAACTCGCCGACCGCCCCGTCGACGACCTCTCCGGCGGCCAGCGCCAGCGCGTGTGGCTGTCCATGGTCCTGGCCCAGCAGACCTCGATCCTCCTGCTCGACGAGCCGACGACCTTCCTGGACATCGCCCACCAGGTCGAGGTCCTCGACCTGTGTGCCGAACTCCACGCCCGCCGGGGCCAGACCGTCGTCGCGGTCCTCCACGACCTCAACCAGGCGTGCCGCTACGCCACGCACCT includes:
- a CDS encoding FecCD family ABC transporter permease, with the protein product MSLSVQSREQVGKAVDAAPSSGRTGATLRSLGLLLGVAALVLVSLVSVWVGTRGIPFTATWHVLWNPDGSETSVIVHDYRIPRTLLGMLVGMALGLAGALMQALTRNPLADPGMLGVNLGASAGVVVAIAFFGIGTPLGYVWFALAGAAAASVGVYLLGSSGRKLASPERLVVAGAAVTAVLYAFNWAILLLDPRAFDQFRFWTVGSLAGRYYDIVLMALPFIGAGLVIALVLAPSLNALAMGDQMGRALGVNVGRTRALGAVAVMLLCGAATAAAGPIGFVGLAVPHVARFVVGPDQRWVFAYSMLIAPVLLIGSDVLGRILGAPGEVQVGIVTAFVGAPLFIALCRRRKLVML
- a CDS encoding FecCD family ABC transporter permease → MTAVREAKASGPPPGSGRGPAADSAPARVVSGRVVRTPSGAVSLLVRGRTVAVTAALLVALLAVAGVTLTTGDFDLTVGEVVEALTGNGSGIADFVVNTLRMPRLLTALCVGAALAVSGAILQSITGNPLGSPDIIGFTNGSAVGALVVIVVLHGSMTQIAIGALAGGLATALAVHLLMLGRGIQGFRLVVVGIGVSALLLAVNSYLITRATFQEALEAQAWLIGSLGNRLWTHATAIGIAVAVLLPLAFFLSRRLSMVEMGDTTAMALGVDVARTRTLLLVISVALAAFATAVTGPIWFIALAAPQVARKLTRSSGPALLPSALMGAVMLALSDLAVQRLFAPALLPVGTATGCVGGLYLIWLLVTESRKSRA
- a CDS encoding ABC transporter ATP-binding protein, whose product is MTATAKRPTSSPTSTPASSPANGPTNGPSAGPANPPASRLRAENLTLSYDQRTVATGLDVEIPDHSFTVIIGPNACGKSTLLTALARMLKPRAGQVHLDGRAIGSYRSREVARRLGLLPQSSTAPGGITVGDLVARGRYPHQGMLKQWSADDEAAVVEAMRQTGVLELADRPVDDLSGGQRQRVWLSMVLAQQTSILLLDEPTTFLDIAHQVEVLDLCAELHARRGQTVVAVLHDLNQACRYATHLIVMRPGGVIAAEGDPSTVMTAELVEDVFGLPCRIIDDPETGTPLMVPAAPKRYAPTTGATALAPAP